A stretch of DNA from Candidatus Saccharibacteria bacterium oral taxon 488:
AGCCTCCCTAGCACCATATTGCGCAAGTCATAAGCTGGCTGTTTGACCTCAGGCCTTCTCAGCAAATAGTCAAGCTGGAGTGCAAACTGTTCATATCGCTTCCTATCGAAAGTAGGATTGTCTGTTTCCTGCTCAACCTGCGATTCTGGATATATCAGGTCAACCTCAATTGCGCCAACACGCTCTCCATTAGCCCTTGCTGCTAGGGGATTATCATACATATAAATCCAGTTATTCATCCCCGGTCTATCTGATGGGTATCTCAGCAGATGTTGTATTCCTTGACGACTATAACCTCGTGGACCAGCGAGCGCATCCGGCGGCAAACCTAGCGTACGTTCAAGCACCCAGCCAGCCAATTCTTCGGTACGCCGCTGGAATGGCGGCATTGATTCTTTCGAACGCTCCGTCCGTCCGATAATGACAACTGAGTGGCCATCCCCTGAATTATCATCCTGTGAGTCACCATCCCCCAGCATCCTACTAATCTCTTCTGCAAAATCTGGCATACCCGTTTTCTCTGGCTCGGAGGTGATAATTTTATTTCCACCTTGATCTAGTACACACCTCGCACCAATCTGTCGCTGCTTGGGAATTCCTCCTTCTTCTGGTTTAACACATACTACGGTAGCCCCAAGCTGACCGAGCCCCTTTGCAATACGCGGATCAGGCGACGCATCAACCACAACGCATGGCAGCTCATGGTCTTTGACACATCTCTTTACAGTCATGCGTGCGAGGCCGTGACGGAGATCATTATAATTATACTTTGTTCCCGTCACCATAACAACTGGTGCTCCCTCTATAGGAGGGCTCTTAACTTTACTCATACTATCATTTTAACATATAAGTTTAATTTGTCAATGACAGATCAGTCCTCTTACACTTCAAAAACGCTTTGCACAAACGATACTGCGTCCTCTACACGCTTCACGTTCTCTCCCTGTTCACCCGGACGCATTTCGATTGACACAACACCCTCATAGCCAATGGACTTTAGCGCATCAGCTGCAGCGCGATAGTCAACATCGTCTCGATCATAAACTCGATCAAGCATCGGAGCGCTAACGTGAAAATGCTTCAAGATATCGCCATTGTTTCGTATCGATTCGCCAATATCATCGCCAGCCAGCGCCATACATGCCGTGTCAAGATGTAGGCCAATCCCCTCCGAGTTAATCGTACGAACCAGCCGTGCGCCTTCATCTGCTGTTGTCACGTAGTCACAATTATATTGAGGTGCATTCGGTTCGATACAGAGCATGGTGTTATGCTCCTTGGCGACATCACCGAGCTCAGCAAAGAAACGGCTTGCGATACCGTCCGCCTCTTCTACTGACATCGCACCGCGCTGTCGATTCTTTGGCGAACCAAACACCAATCGACCAGCACCCATATCTCCAGCTAGTCGCAAAAAGTCAGCCAAATATTGCCGCATTTCGTCACGAAGCTCGCTTGATTCAAACAGCTTTAGGTCAGGGCGTGCAAACAGCATCGACTGAAAGGCTGCGATCTCAATGCCATATCCCTTCCACCACTCGACATATTCGTTAATTTGCTCGGGAGTCGCCTTGGTCGGATCATCCCAACGCTTCGTCGGCGCGATCTCGACGTAGCGCACGCCAAGCTCCCGCAACTTTGCGGCGACGTCCGCTTCTTCTTCATTTGTCCATGCGATGTTCGATATAGCTAGTTTCATATGGTAATTATACCACTATTTATCCTATGGGCTATGCCGCGAGACCACATTGCTTTTTGAAGATTTTGATCTCTTCCTTAAGAACCTTCGGGTTCAAAGGACCTCTCATTTCGATTGATACCCAGCCATCATAATTAGCCTCTCTGAGGGCATCCATATAGCCTCCTTGGAGAACCTCCGGCGCAAGTGAAAGCCGCTTCAGCTCCGGAGCACTGGCATCAATACCGCGTACACTATCTCTATGGTTATGAATCAGTGAAGCCAAATCCTCTGGCATGTCCCCAGCACCATACATCGCTGCTGTATCAGGATGAATTCCAAACCCCGGATGGTCGATGCGATCAGCCAGTTTCCTGGCCTGTTTTAGGTTTTCCACGAACTTGTTGCCATAGCCTGATAGCGGCTCGATTGCTATCTGCGTATCGTTATCATGGGCCGCAATAGCAACTCTGCCAAACAGTTCAGCCGCTCTCTCCATAGCCTGCTCGCCACTAAGCTCTCCCGGGTTGCGTAACCCCGGTGAACCAAATGACATCGAGTCTGCACCGAGTGACCCAGCAAGGTCGGTTAGTCTCTTTAGATGTTCTGTTAGATTTTTACCCTCTTCTTCAGTACCGAAAATCTTCGCATTCTCTCCAACTCCGTATGTCAAAGATTGCAGCCCAACAACCGCCAGACCGAGATCCCCGAGACGATTGCGATATTCTCCAGCTTTCCGCTTCAAAGTCCCAAGTCGATCTTTAAGCTCCTGCCCAGAGAGATTGGCAATCTCTGGTAAGCTTGGCCAAATTATCGTCGGTGCAACCACAAGACCGTCAACACCACACTGCGACACACGCTTCAGTGCTTCTTGTTGATCTTCACCAAAAGCAATATTCGAGATAGCAAGCTTCATTGACTCCTTCGAATTCATACCCGCATTATACCATGATTACTTATTTTTTGCAACAAACTCCTTGATACCAGCTAGCTCCTCTGCCTTTGTATATAGATAATTGCCCTCGCCGCCATACACCTCAGCATATTTACTGTGCATATCCCAGTAGGCCGGTGTTACTCCCTCCGGCGTGTTAGTAAACTCCATACCAAAGGCAACCTTGGCGACTTCCCGCGTGCTGACTGGTGGCGTCGCAAAATTAACCAGTGGCAGATTATTCTCTAAAGCAATGGTGATATCGCGCCAAATATTGGCGAGATTATAGTACTGATACATACCATCAGCATGAATTTTCTCAACCATGTTATTGTTCATCAGATCATAAATAACATTCTTCTTCAGCCCATCGCCAAATAGCCCCGGCAGGCGAACAATTGTTGTGTCAAAGTTCTCACGACAGAATTGCTCAAGATAATACCTATTAACTCCGTATGGCAAAAGCCCTTCGGTTTCAATGGGTGTATCTTCGTTAGCACCATTTGGGTTTTTATAAACACCGACTGTCGAGATCAGCACGAACTTTTTAATCTTTGCTTTTTTAATATGTGAAATAAAATCTTCAATCTCCGCCCGGTCGACCTCTGGCTCCTGATTAATCCGCCACATCTCCGCACGGTTTGCAGCGCTCACCACCAGGTCGTATTCCTGACCTTCAATATCAGCTATATTTTTACTGTTATAATAATCGTCAAACTCATGTTGACTCTTTATATTTCCACCGACAAAGCCAGTGTACCCAATTAAGGCAGTCTTCATAGTATATTCCTCCTGGCTACAATTATGTCAGATTTTATATAAAACACAACGATAGCCAGTATGGACATGCGGCACTATCAATTATAGAATGGTTTAGGCACTATGAAGAAACCTAAAATTTTAGGCCAGATAACTCTTAAACAAGCACTGCTTTTTACCGCAGTATTTGTAAGTATTACCCACTTGTTGGTTTTCGTAGGCTACGCTGTGTTCGCAGCTCTCGGGAATGGCCTGGCGATGGATTCCTATGCGGCCAATGGGACGTTCCAGCTATACAACCCCCTCCGTCGATTACTTGATGGTGAAGTTTTAGCACGAGACTTTCCATTCTTTCACGGGGTAGGAGTTCCCCTGCTTCACTTTCCCTTGTTCTACATCATGGGTCACAACTTGTTTGCTGTGGAGGTCGCAAAGTTGTTGCTGTCGCCGCTCCTATTCCTCATCTCGTCTTTCTTGCTATTTTGGGCCTATTTCAGAAACGTAAAGAAAGCAGTCTTTACAACAAGTATATTTACCGTCATTTCACTACTGTGCATCGATGCGATTTGGGCAGGTAATTCCCTTCTAGGCCTTAGGACAGCATTTCCATTCATCACGGCGGCTTTTATGTTATGGCACCCAGACTGGCGCGTTAACATCGGTAAACATAAGACGAGAGTCGACTTTTATTATCCTATTCTCTATACCCTCATGGGGATTTCCGTCGCCTGCGGAACCGAACAAGGCCTTGCATTCATTCTTGCTTATGTGCTCATCAGAGCGATTCAGTATATTCGTTCCAAAGAGATGATAAAAAAGCGGGTGCTGGCATTTGTTGGCGAGTTATGTGGTGTAGCACTGGCCATATATGTCGTGCTTTCAATTATGACGCTTGGCCACGCACACGAGGCACTTTACTATGCACTCGTTGAAGTTTCAGGCGACCAAGGATGGTACTTTGGTGCTCCACCAAATAATTTTTTGCAATTAAGCAATCTTGATCAGTTATTCAC
This window harbors:
- a CDS encoding sugar phosphate isomerase/epimerase — encoded protein: MKLAISNIAWTNEEEADVAAKLRELGVRYVEIAPTKRWDDPTKATPEQINEYVEWWKGYGIEIAAFQSMLFARPDLKLFESSELRDEMRQYLADFLRLAGDMGAGRLVFGSPKNRQRGAMSVEEADGIASRFFAELGDVAKEHNTMLCIEPNAPQYNCDYVTTADEGARLVRTINSEGIGLHLDTACMALAGDDIGESIRNNGDILKHFHVSAPMLDRVYDRDDVDYRAAADALKSIGYEGVVSIEMRPGEQGENVKRVEDAVSFVQSVFEV
- a CDS encoding sugar phosphate isomerase/epimerase, with translation MNSKESMKLAISNIAFGEDQQEALKRVSQCGVDGLVVAPTIIWPSLPEIANLSGQELKDRLGTLKRKAGEYRNRLGDLGLAVVGLQSLTYGVGENAKIFGTEEEGKNLTEHLKRLTDLAGSLGADSMSFGSPGLRNPGELSGEQAMERAAELFGRVAIAAHDNDTQIAIEPLSGYGNKFVENLKQARKLADRIDHPGFGIHPDTAAMYGAGDMPEDLASLIHNHRDSVRGIDASAPELKRLSLAPEVLQGGYMDALREANYDGWVSIEMRGPLNPKVLKEEIKIFKKQCGLAA
- a CDS encoding NAD-dependent epimerase/dehydratase family protein, with protein sequence MKTALIGYTGFVGGNIKSQHEFDDYYNSKNIADIEGQEYDLVVSAANRAEMWRINQEPEVDRAEIEDFISHIKKAKIKKFVLISTVGVYKNPNGANEDTPIETEGLLPYGVNRYYLEQFCRENFDTTIVRLPGLFGDGLKKNVIYDLMNNNMVEKIHADGMYQYYNLANIWRDITIALENNLPLVNFATPPVSTREVAKVAFGMEFTNTPEGVTPAYWDMHSKYAEVYGGEGNYLYTKAEELAGIKEFVAKNK